The following proteins are encoded in a genomic region of Oncorhynchus keta strain PuntledgeMale-10-30-2019 chromosome 8, Oket_V2, whole genome shotgun sequence:
- the LOC127931499 gene encoding jun dimerization protein 2-like, whose protein sequence is MVAGSNMMPGQILDPSLTAGSLPSLGPLAGISATTLTDQLKLAQDFRNLGAMLSPLHFLGRLGKRPLTAIKGEMDEDDERRRRRRDKNKVAAARCRNRKKERTDFLQRESERLEVVNTDLKSQIEELRMERQQLMVMLNLHRPTCIVRTDSVKTPESEANPLLEHLAAEKLTASK, encoded by the exons ATGGTGGCTGGGTCTAACATGATGCCCGGCCAGATCCTTGACCCCTCCCTGACGGCCGGCTCCTTGCCCAGCCTGGGCCCACTGGCGGGCATCTCTGCCACTACGCTCACCGACCAGCTCAAACTGGCGCAGGACTTCAGGAACCTGGGCGCAATGTTGTCACCACTGCATTTCCTGGGACGGCTGGGCAAGAGGCCGCTCACTGCTAtcaagggagag ATGGACGAGGACGATGAGCggaggagacggaggagagataAGAACAAAGTGGCAGCGGCACGATGTCGGAACAGGAAGAAGGAGAGAACGGACTTCCTCCAAAGG GAGTCGGAGCGTTTGGAGGTGGTGAACACTGACCTGAAGTCCCAGATTGAGGAGTTGAGGATGGAGAGACAGCAGTTAATGGTGATGCTCAACCTCCACCGCCCCACCTGCATCGTCCGCACCGACAGCGTCAAGACCCCCGAGAGCGAGGCCAACCCCCTGCTTGAACACCTGGCTGCTGAAAAGCTGACCGCATCCAAATGA